The Arachis hypogaea cultivar Tifrunner chromosome 14, arahy.Tifrunner.gnm2.J5K5, whole genome shotgun sequence genome has a segment encoding these proteins:
- the LOC112798282 gene encoding uncharacterized protein: MASVSKLSTPNPAASLADAIRSRSSSPKCFLAFHDRRRTSSVASLRIRQSPNLNTPLLVRCSHTDGNGSVAKRTTLHDLYEKEGQSPWYDNLCRPVTDLLPLIASGVRGVTSNPAIFQKAISSSNAYNDQFRELVQAGKDIESAYWELVVKDIQDACKLFEPIYDQTDGGDGYVSVEVSPKLADDTKGTIQAAKWLHKVVNRPNVYIKIPATAPCIPSIKEVIANGISVNVTLIFSLARYEAVIDAYLDGLEASGLNDLSRVTSVASFFVSRVDTLIDKMLEKIGTPEALNLRGKAAVAQAALAYQLYQRKFSGPRWEALVKKGAKKQRLLWASTSVKNPAYPDTLYVAPLIGPDTVSTMPDQALQAFIDHGTVSRTIDSNASEAEGVYNALQKLGVDWGFVGDQLEAEGVDSFKKSFDSLLDSLQEKANSLKLVS, encoded by the exons ATGGCTTCCGTTTCAAAGCTTTCAACGCCGAATCCAGCAGCGTCCTTGGCAGATGCGATCCGCTCCAGATCTTCTTCTCCCAAATGCTTCCTCGCTTTTCACGATCGCAGAAGAACCTCGTCCGTTGCCTCCCTCCGAATTCGTCAATCTCCCAATCTCAATACCCCTTTGCT AGTTAGATGCTCCCACACTGATGGAAATGGAAGTGTTGCAAAGAGGACAACACTTCATGATCTCTATGAGAAAGAAGGCCAGAGTCCATGGTATGATAATCTCTGCCGTCCTGTTACCGATCTGCTTCCTCTTATAGCCAGTGGTGTCAGAGGCGTAACTAGCAACCCTgcg ATCTTTCAGAAAGCTATCTCCTCCTCAAACGCTTACAATGATCAGTTCAG GGAACTCGTGCAAGCAGGGAAGGACATTGAAAGTGCATATTGGGAACTTGTGGTGAAGGACATTCAAGATGCTTGCAAACTATTTGAACCGATTTATGACCAAACAGATGGCGGGGATGGCTATGTCTCTGTTGAAGTATCTCCTAAGCTTGCAGATGATACTAAGGGAACCATACAGGCTGCAAAATGGCTTCATAAAGTGGTTAATCGCCCCAACGTGTATATAAAAATTCCTGCCACAGCTCCTTGTATCCCTTCAATCAAGGAAGTCATTGCAAATGGGATAAGTGTGAATGTGACT CTGATATTCTCGCTTGCAAGATATGAAGCTGTGATTGATGCTTACTTGGATGGTCTTGAGGCATCTGGCCTAAATGACCTCTCTAGAGTCACAAGTGTTGCCTCTTTCTTTGTCAGTCGAGTGGACACTCTAATTGACAAGATGCTTGAGAAAATTGGCACCCCTGAGGCTCTTAATCTACGTGGGAAG GCCGCAGTAGCCCAAGCAGCACTAGCCTATCAGCTCTACCAAAGGAAATTTTCTGGTCCAAGGTGGGAGGCTTTGGTTAAGAAGGGGGCAAAGAAGCAAAGGCTCCTCTGGGCATCAACCAGTGTCAAGAATCCTGCCTATCCCGACACCTTATATGTTGCTCCTCTCATTGGACCTGACACT GTATCAACCATGCCAGACCAAGCCCTTCAAGCATTCATTGATCATGGCACTGTATCGAGGACAATAGATTCGAATGCATCAGAAGCAGAAGGGGTGTACAATGCTCTGCAGAAGTTGGGTGTTGACTGGGGCTTCGTTGGCGACCAGCTTGAAGCAGAAGGGGTGGATTCCTTCAAGAAGAGCTTCGATAGCCTCCTGGATTCCCTGCAGGAGAAGGCAAACTCTTTAAAGTTGGTCAGCTGA
- the LOC112798283 gene encoding protein NRT1/ PTR FAMILY 6.1-like, which yields MDSSEIRSPAEGGRLGTPMSSRKKLGIHFIESEDRRMAFGRGYTTPAGSTPVDIHGKSIVDLSKTGGWIAALFIFGNEMAERMAYFGLSVNMVAFMFYVMHRPFSSSSNAVNNFLGISQASSVLGGFLADAYLGRYWTIAIFTSIYLAGLAGITLCATMTIFTPKQEGCEQLALLLGECEAAKPWQMSYLYTVLYITGFGAAGIRPCVSSFGADQFDERSKNYKAHLDRFFNFFYLSVTVGAIVAFTVVVYVQMKHGWGAAFGCLAIAMGLSNILFFIGTPLYRHRLPGGSPLTRVAQVLVAAFRKRNAPFGSGGFVGLYELPGSHSAIKGSRKIPHTDHFSFLDKAALQLKEDGCSPWRLCTVTQVEEVKILIRLIPIAASTIMLNVVLTEYLTLSVQQAYTMNTHLGHLKLPVTCMPVFPGLSIFLILSLYYSLFVPLFRRITGHPHGASQLQRVGIGLAVSVVSVAWAAVFEKYRREYAVQHGFESSFLTPMPNLSAYWLLIQYCLIGVAEVFCIVGLLEFLYEEAPDAMKSIGSAYAALAGGLGCFAATIINTIVKSATTTHNGSRSWLSQNINTARFDYFYWLLTAFSLLNFCSFLYFAHTYQYRTTPHNALHEDHNTPTIM from the exons ATGGATTCGTCGGAGATCAGGTCACCGGCGGAGGGAGGGAGGTTGGGGACACCAATGTCGAGCAGGAAGAAGCTGGGGATTCACTTCATTGAGTCTGAGGATAGAAGAATGGCATTTGGTCGCGGCTACACAACACCAGCTGGATCTACACCGGTAGATATCCATGGCAAATCCATTGTTGACCTTTCTAAGACTGGTGGTTGGATTGCTGCCTTGTTCATCTTTG GGAATGAGATGGCAGAAAGAATGGCATATTTTGGGCTATCAGTGAACATGGTGGCGTTCATGTTCTACGTGATGCACAGACCCTTCAGCAGTTCATCGAATGCAGTGAACAACTTCTTAGGGATATCTCAAGCATCATCGGTACTGGGTGGTTTTCTAGCAGATGCATATCTGGGGAGATACTGGACAATAGCCATCTTCACTAGCATTTATCTGGCGGGTTTGGCGGGAATAACATTGTGCGCAACAATGACGATATTTACACCGAAGCAAGAGGGATGTGAGCAGCTGGCGCTGCTGTTAGGGGAGTGCGAGGCTGCGAAGCCATGGCAGATGAGTTACCTGTACACGGTGCTGTACATAACGGGGTTTGGAGCGGCAGGGATAAGGCCATGCGTGTCATCATTTGGAGCAGACCAGTTCGACGAGAGGAGCAAGAACTACAAGGCACACCTGGATAGGTTCTTCAACTTTTTCTATCTGTCGGTGACGGTGGGTGCAATTGTGGCCTTCACGGTGGTGGTGTATGTCCAGATGAAGCATGGGTGGGGAGCAGCCTTTGGATGTCTGGCAATAGCAATGGGATTGTccaacattctcttcttcatagGCACCCCCTTGTACAGGCACAGGCTCCCTGGTGGCAGCCCCCTCACCAGGGTGGCTCAGGTCTTGGTTGCTGCTTTCAGAAAGAGGAACGCTCCTTTTGGAAGCGGGGGCTTCGTTGGCCTCTACGAGCTCCCCGGCTCTCACTCTGCCATCAAGGGAAGCAGAAAGATCCCTCACACCGACCACTTCAGCTTTCTCGACAAGGCGGCTCTGCAGTTGAAGGAAGATGGCTGCAGCCCGTGGAGGCTGTGCACCGTCACGCAAGTGGAAGAGGTCAAGATCCTCATTCGCCTCATCCCAATAGCAGCATCCACAATAATGCTGAATGTGGTGCTAACAGAGTATCTCACACTCTCAGTGCAGCAAGCATACACCATGAACACCCACTTGGGCCATCTCAAGCTCCCCGTTACATGCATGCCCGTCTTCCCTGGCCTCAGCATCTTCCTCATCCTCTCTCTCTACTACTCCCTCTTCGTCCCCCTCTTCCGCCGCATCACCGGCCACCCCCACGGCGCCTCTCAGCTCCAGAGAGTGGGTATCGGCCTTGCCGTCTCCGTCGTGTCCGTTGCCTGGGCAGCAGTCTTCGAGAAATATCGAAGAGAGTATGCAGTACAGCATGGATTCGAATCCAGCTTCCTGACGCCGATGCCGAATTTAAGCGCCTACTGGCTTCTCATACAGTACTGCCTCATTGGAGTGGCAGAGGTGTTTTGCATCGTGGGGCTTCTGGAATTTCTGTACGAGGAGGCACCCGATGCCATGAAGAGCATTGGCTCTGCATATGCTGCTCTTGCTGGTGGCTTAGGCTGTTTTGCCGCCACCATCATCAACACCATCGTCAAATCCGCCACTACTACTCATAACGGCTCCCGCTCATGGCTCTCACAGAACATCAATACTGCCAGGTTTGATTACTTTTACTGGCTTCTAACTGCATTCAGCCTTCTCAATTTCTGCTCATTCTTGTATTTCGCACATACATACCAATACAGGACTACACCCCATAATGCTCTTCATGAGGATCATAATACGCCAACTATAATGTAA